The DNA region TCGTCGCGATATTGTACGCCGAAATAGGCCATGATGACGCTTGCGACCGCGGGCTTGTGGCGCGCGACGAACGACGGATAAGGCGGCGCGTAATCGTCGGGCACACGACGATGGCGGGAGCGCGCTGTTTGCAGATGAGAGGGAATGGCGGATTCCATGGCAGTCGCCTCCGGTTGGATGTTGCCCTGATGCTTCAGCTCGCGGCCGCGTCGACCTCCTCAAGACTGTCGAGCGGCAGCGCGAAATGCTCGACGCGCTTCGATGGCTTCTTGTTCAACAGCAGACGCGTGACGTCGGGCCGCGAGTAATGCCCGGCCGGATCGGCGGCGTTCTTGGCAATCCCGATCGCGCCGAGATCGATATCGGCGAGCAGCAGGCCCTCCTGGTCGGGCGGCAGCTTCTCGGCGATCGAACTGCCGTCCGGCCCGTAGATCGCGGCGTGCCCGCCGCCGACATGCAGCAGCGCGTGCTTGTCGTCGCGGTCGCACATCTCATCGATCATCGCTTGCGAGACGGTGGCACAGGGCGCCAGCACGAAGCACGAGCCCTCGACCGCATAGACCCGCGAGGCCGCGTTGTTGACCTCCCAGCCGAGCGCCGGCGCGAACGGATCGTACAGCGAGAAGCTCGGCCAGGCCGCGACATGCACCTGCTCGTTCTGGGCGTACATCGCGTATTTCGACAGCGGCTGCAGATGCTCCCAGCAGCACAGCGCGCCGAGGCGGCCGATGCCGGGGCGGTCATGCACCGCAAGGTCGCTGCCGTCGCCCTCGCCATAGACGGTGCGCTCGGCATGGGTCGGCCGCAGCTTGCGCCGCTTGGCAATGGTCTCGCCGTCGGGCCCGATCAGCCATTGCGCCAGATAGAGGCTGCCGCCGTCGCGCTCGGACAGGCCGAGCACCGCGGTCAAGCCGGCCTTCTTCACCGCCAGCCGCAGCTTCTCGGCCTGCGGACTGTCATAGCTCAGCGAGTTATCGAAATAGCGCTGCACAAAACCGCGCCCGATCGCCCAGGCCGGCGAGTCCAGCCAGATGTACCAAGGATAGCCGGGAATGAAGGCCTCGGGGAACGCGATCAGTTTTGCACCCTTCGCGGCGGCCTCCTCGATCAAGGCAATGCTCTTGGCGATGGAGGCGTCGAGGTCGAGCCAGGCAGGGGCCGCCTGCACCACCGCAACGCGATATTTCGGATGTTCGATGCCCATGATGTCCTCCTCGTGGCCGGCCGTTCCGGCCGGTTCGTACTTGATCGGCCGCAGCCGCTTCTGACATCATGCTGCCCCGGGACCGGGAGCGCCGTTCGACCAGGACGGAAGGAAAATTCGACTGCGGAGGAGATTTCCCCGGCCGTCCCCGGTACGAAGCTTGCTTTGTCTGCGTGGCCAGCGTTTGCACTCGTGAAGGGAGGAAATCATGCCGGCCCTGTTCACCACGGAAGTCGCGCCCACGCATCGGCGCCTGGCACTGTGGCGCGACATCGTCTGCGACGTGTTCGTGCAGCTCGACTGCAAGTCCGATCTCGGCACCGCCTTCCACGGCGCCATCACCAGCGCGCAACTCGGCGCGGTGAAATGCTCCGTCGTCTCGTCGGGCCGGCAGCGCGTGCTGCGCACGCCGTCGCGGATCGCACGCACCAGCGAGGATTTTGTTCTGTTCGCGCTCGGCCAAAGTGGCGCGGGCGCCGTGCTGCAGGACGGCCGCGAGACCGTGATCCAGCCGGGCGAGTTTGCGTTCTATGACACCACCCGCCCGTATGAGCTGCGCTTCAACGACGACTTCACGCAGACCATCTTCCAGGTGCCGCGCGCGATGCTGCACCGGCGCTTTGCAGGCACCCAGGGCCTGACGGCGACCACGTTCACATCGGATCGCCCGCTGCAGCGGCTCGCCTGGCAGTTCATCAGCGGGCTCTCCGAGATCGCCGACAAGCTCGATCCTGACAATGCGATCCGCCTCGCCGATCAGGCGGCCGACCTGCTCGCGATGGCGATCAGCGAGCGGCTCGGCGGCGTGGCGCTACAGGCCTCGACGCACCGCTCCGCGCTGCTCTATCGGCTGAAGGCGCATGTGCTCGCGCATCTGCCGAACCCCGAGCTCAGTCTCAGCGAAACCGCCGCGGCGCTCGGCATCTCGCCGCGCTACGTCAACAGCTTGCTGGCCGACGAAGACACCTCGTTCCAGCGCTTCGTGCTGGCGCAGCGGCTGGAGCGCTGCAAGCGTGACCTGGCCTCGCCGGCGCACGCGCATCGCCATATCGGCGAAATCGCGTTCGCCTGGGGCTTTAACGATCTCTCGCATTTCGGCCGCGTATTCCGCGACCATTACGGCCTGTCGCCGCGTGATTGGCGGCACAGCCGGGTGCCGAACTGACTTTCTCGGGTCGTTTGCGGCGCAAAATAGCCGGGAATCCTGACCTTCACAGATGCAAACAATTTACACTAACTACAACGGGTTCCGTTCGTACCCTTCTTTTCGCGCGTCCGGACCGGTACAGTCCTGCCATTGATTTAGGAGGATTTCCGATGCAGGACCGGCGCCAGAGCCCACGTGACAAGGTGTTTTACGGTGCGGTTGCGGAGATCAATGAGCGTGGCTCGACGATGGATTGCGTCGTCCGCAACATCAGCGAAGGCGGTGCCTGCGTCGAGTTTGGCGACGCCGCACACTTGCCCGAAGAGATGAATCTCAGCATCGCGCGCAAGGGCCGCTCGTTCCTGGCGCGCATGATCTGGCGCCAAGCCAACAAGGTCGGCCTCGCGTTCCGGATCATGACCTCGGACACCCCGGTCAGCGATCTCGACGAGCGGGTCCGCCGCAGCGAGATCAAGAAACGGCAGTTGCAGCGGCGGATCAAGGAACTGCTCGGCCAGGGCTGAGCGCTCTCCCGCGGCTCCCCGGCCGCGTTTCGATTGCGGCCGGCATCTGTCATTTCGGGGGTTGCAAAGGCCAGGTTAATCCAGCATCCGGTAGGCCCGCCAATGCTGGAACCGAGAGCCATTTCACGACATGTCGTCCGCGATCATCGAGCATCCCGACGGGCTGCCGCAACCGCAGCGCAATTGGGCCATTCTCACGATCGCGCTCGGCCTCGTGATGGCCGTCGTCGACAGCTCGATCGCCAACGTTGCACTGCCGACCATCGCGAGGGATCTTAACGCCAGCCCCGCATTCTCGATCTGGATCGTCAACGGCTATCAGCTGGCAATCACGATCTCGCTGCTGCCGCTGGCCTCGCTCGGCGAGATCATCGGCTATCGCCGCGTCTATCTGGCGGGGCTATTGCTGTTCACGCTGGCGTCGCTGTTCTGCGCGCTGGCGCACACGCTGCCGCTGCTGACGATCGCCCGCATCCTGCAGGGGTTCGGCGCCGCCGGAATCCTCAGCGTCAACACGGCGCTGGTCCGCTTCATCTATCCGCATTCGCAACTCGGCCGCGGCATCGGCGTCAACGCGCTGGTCGTCGCGATCTCGGCCGCGGTCGGCCCGACCATCGCCTCGTTCATCCTGGCGGTCGGGACCTGGCCGTATCTGTTCGCCATCAACGTCCCGCTCGGCATCGTCACGCTGGCGGTGGGCTGGCGCTTCCTGCCGCACACCAGGCCCGCGGTTCACGCCTTCGACTGGCAGAGCGCCGCGATGAGCGCGATCGCGTTCGGGTTCGGCATCAGCGCGATCGACAGCGCCGGCCATGGCGAGGCGCTGTATCTCTGCGCGTTGGAGTTCGCGATTGCCGCGGTCGCTTCCCATCTACTGTACCGGCGGCAACAGCATTTGCCCTCGCCGCTGCTGCCCGTCGACCTCTTGCGGATTCCGATCTTCGCGCTGTCGATCGGCACCTCGATCGCCTCGTTCTGCGGCCAGATGCTGGCCTTCGTCGCGATGCCGTTCTATCTCGAGAACCACTTCGGATATTCGGCGGTGCAGATCGGCCTGCTGATCACGCCGTGGCCGATCACGGTCGCGTTCGCCGCGCCGATCGCCGGCTGGCTGGTCGAGCGCTACCCGGCCGGCCTGCTCGGCGGCATTGGCCTGCTGCTGTTCGCACTGGGATTGGGCACGCTGGCGTTCATGCCGGCCAATGCGACACCGATCGACGTGATCTGGCGCATGGCGCTCGCCGGCGCCGGCTTCGGCCTGTTCCAGACCCCGAACAACCGCACCATGATCGCCGCCGCGCCGCGCGAGCGCTCGGGCGGCGCCAGCGGCATGCTCGGGACCGCGCGCCTGCTAGGACAGACCATCGGTGCCGCCTTGGTGGCGATGCTGCTGGCGCGCTATCCGGCCGACGGCACCAGGATCTCGCTGATGGTCGGCGTCGGCTTTGCCGTCGTGGGCGCTGTGCTGAGCACGCTGCGGCTGTCCTCAGTCGGCAGCCGCGGCGCCGATCAGGTACGGGTCCATGAGGGCCAGCGGCTCAAGGGCGAATGACGTTTCGCGCACGCGATGCGCGACTCCATCGGCGCAAACAAAAAGACCGGCTTGTTCAGCCGGCCTTTTCATTCTGATTATTCGCTTCGCGCCTCAGGCCTTGACCATCGGACCCTTTGAGGCCGGCCCCTTGGTGCCGCCTCCGCCGCCACCCGGACCGCCCTTCGGCGGCTTGCGCTTGCGCGGCGGCAGGTTCTCGGGCTTCGGGGTGACCGGGCCCTCGACATATTCGAACCCGATCTTGTCCTTGGCGGTCGCCTCGTCCTTGACCAGGATGACGCGGACGTGTCCGCCGCCCTTGAGCTGGCCGAACAGCACCTCATCCGCGAGCGGCTTCTTGATGTGCTCCTGGATGATCCGCGCCATCGGACGCGCGCCCATCTGCTCGTCATAGCCGTGCTCGATCAGCCAGGCCTTGGCGGGCTCGGACAGCTCGATCGTGACGTCGCGGTCGGCGAGTTGCGCCTCGAGCTGCAGCACGAACTTCTCGACCACCATGCCGATGACGTCGGCATTGAGGTGCGCGAAGGAGACGATCGCATCCAGCCGGTTGCGGAACTCGGGCGCGAACTGGCGGTTGATCGCCTCGTGGTCGTCGCCTTCCCGCTTCGAGCGGGTGAAGCCGAAGGCCTGCCGCGCGAGGTCGGCCGCGCCCGCGTTCGTGGTCATGATCAGGATCACGTTGCGGAAGTTGACCTGCTTGCCGTTGTGGTCGGTGAGCCGGCCATGATCCATGATCTGCAGCAGCACATTGTACAGATCCGGGTGCGCCTTCTCGATTTCGTCGAGCAGCACCACGCAATGCGGATGCTGGTCCACGCCATCGGTGAGCAGGCCGCCCTGGTCGAAACCGACATAGCCAGGAGGCGCGCCGATCAGGCGCGACACGGTGTGCCGCTCCATGTATTCGGACATGTCAAAGCGGATCAGCTCGACGCCGAGCGAGGCCGCCAGCTGCTTTGCAACCTCGGTCTTGCCGACGCCGGTGGGTCCCGAGAACAGATACGAGCCGATCGGCTTCTCCGGCTCGCGCAAGCCGGCCCGCGACAGCTTGATCGACGCAGCCAGCGCCTCGATCGCCTTGTCCTGGCCGAACACCGTGCGCTTCAGGGTCTGCTCGAGATGCTTCAGCACCTCGGCATCGTCCTTCGACACGCTCTTGGGCGGGATCCGCGCCATGGTCGCGATCGTGGTCTCGATCTCCTTGATGCCGATCGTCTTCTTGCGCTTGCTCTCGGCGACCAGCATCTGCGCGGCACCGGACTCGTCGATCACGTCGATCGCCTTGTCGGGCAGCTTGCGGTCGTGGATGTAGCGCGACGACAGCTGCACCGCCGCCTCGATCGCCTCATTGGTGTATTTCAGCCGATGGTAATCCTCGAAATAGGGCTTGAGGCCCTTGAGGATCGCGATCGCGTCTTCCACCGTCGGCTCGTTGACGTCGATCTTCTGGAAGCGCCGCACCAGCGCGCGGTCCTTCTCGAAGTGCTGACGATATTCCTTGTAGGTGGTCGAGCCCATGCAGCGGATCGTGCCCGAAGCCAGCGCGGGCTTGAGCAGATTGGACGCATCCATCGCGCCGCCGGAAGTGGCGCCGGCGCCGATCACGGTGTGGATCTCGTCGATGAACAGGATGGCGTTCGGATGCGCCTCGAGCTCCTTCAGGACCTGCTTCAGCCGCTCCTCGAAATCGCCGCGGTAGCGGGTGCCTGCGAGCAGCGTGCCCATGTCGAGCGAGAACACGGTCGCGGCCGCCAGCACCTCCGGCACATCGCTGTCGACGATGCGCTTGGCGAGGCCTTCGGCGATCGCGGTCTTGCCGACGCCGGCTTCGCCGACGAACAGCGGGTTGTTCTTCTGGCGGCGGCACAAGACCTGGATCGCACGGTTGATCTCGGCATTGCGGCCGATCACCGGATCGATCTTGCCGTCGCGCGCCTTCTTGTTGAGGTTGACGCAATAGGTGTCGAGCGCCTCGCCCTTCTTCTTGGCGTCCTCGTTGCCCTTGGTCTCGGTTTCCTCGTCGACGCCGCGCACCGGCCGCGCCTCGGACACGCCCGGCCGCTTGGCGATGCCGTGGCTGATGTAATTGACGGCGTCGTAGCGCGTCATGTCCTGCTCCTGCAGGAAATACGCGGCATGGCTCTCGCGCTCGGCGAAGATCGCGATCAGGACGTTGGCGCCGGTCACTTCCTCGCGACCGGACGACTGGACGTGAATCACCGCGCGCTGGATCACGCGCTGGAACCCGGCGGTCGGCTTCGCGTCGTCGGCGCCGTCCGTCACCAGGTTTTCGAATTCGGTCTCGAGATAATTGACGAGGCTGGTCCTCAGCTTGTCGAGATCGACGCTGCAGGCCCGCATCACCGCCGCCGCATCCGAGTCATCGATCAGCGACAGCAGAAGGTGTTCGAGCGTCGCGTATTGATGGTGACGCTCGTTCGCGATCGCCAATGCACGATGCAAGGATTGTTCTAGGCTTTGGGAAAAAGTAGGCATTCGCGTCCTCTATGGCCCCCGGCCATCATGATCGCCATTACCGGGTCAGGCAATAACAACCTTCGTGATCGCCATTGATATAGTTACGACGGATCGTGGCGAAAGACCGGTCCCGCGATGATGGTTTTCTTCTAAAATTCGGGCGCCGGGACGTGATCCGGCCGCGACCCGTGATCATACGGGAACGCCGTTCGCCGCCGTCAAAATGCGCGATGCAAGACCCGTTCCGCTTCCCGCGGCAGGTCAATCGTTCCCGCGAACTATTTCTTTTCCATCACACATTGCAGTGGATGCTGATGCTTGCGCGCAAAGTCCATGACTTGCGTCACCTTGGTCTCGGCGATCTCATAGGTAAACACGCCGCACTCACCGATCCCGTGATGGTGAACGTGCAGCATGATCTTGGTCGCCGCCTCGGCGTCCTTGTTGAAGAATCGTTCCAGCACGTGAACCACGAACTCCATCGGCGTGTAGTCGTCGTTCAGGATCAGGACGCGATACAGGTTCGGGCGCTTGGTCTTCGGCTTGACCTTGGTGATGACCGAGGTCGACGGGCCGCTGCCCGCTCCATTGCGGTTGTCGTCATTGCTCATTTTCGGCTCCGGTGCGGCGGACACCGCGGGCTTGGCCGAAACCGGCTCGGAGATCGGGACTGTCAACGTGTATCGCAGCATGGCTCAGGCGTTCGAATTCCCCAGGGGAAACCGGTTGGCGATTGGAAGGTGGTCGCGATTGCCGCAAGACTGATCGCGGAACCCCCAGCAATGCTTTCCAGATTGCCGCTCCCGGTCCGATCCGGCGGCCGGATCGACCTCCCGAATATGGGCCTCACGACGCCCTGCCGCAAGCGCAGACCCGCCGCAGCCCACCGGTCCGATTCCCGGCGCGGCAACCCTCGGAAGGTTAATCATTTCTGCCTGATTTGACAAAGGAGTCGGGCATCCAATTTAGCCGGCATTGACGATAGCGCGCGCTTTCGCCCTGCTTTTGACCGTCTGGGGGGCCCGCCCGCCGGGTTTCAGTTTCCCGATTCACCATCTGTTTAGCCGCGCACGTCGAGATGGCCGCGCAATCCATTTTGACGAGAGCGCCATGCTTGGTTCAGCCATTTCCAATCGCGTCCGCGCGGCCGTCCGCCGGTTTTCCAGGGCAACCGACGGCAATGTCGCGGTGATCTTCACCTTCGCAATCCTGCCGATCCTCGCCTTCGTGGGCGCAGCGGTCGACTATACCCGCGCCAACAACGCCCGCACTGCGATGCAGTCGGCGCTCGATTCGACCGCGCTGATGCTGTCCAAGGATCTGACCATGGGCACCATCACGGCCGCCCAGATCCCGAGCAAGGCGCAGACCTATTTCAACAGTCTCTTCACCAACAAGGACGGCAAGGGCATTTCCGTCTCGGCCACCTATACGACTCCGACCTCGTCCGCAGCCGCGACCATTCTCCTGAGCGGGTCGGGCTACATCAACACCTATTTCATGAAGTTCGCCAATCTCCTGCCGTCCGGCGGCAATTTCCAGACGATGAATTTTGGCTCCTCGACGACCACCACCTGGGGCAACGTCAAGATGCGCGTCGCCCTCGCCCTCGATAACACGGGATCGATGGCGGACAACGGCAAGATTACCGCGCTGCGCAACGCGGTGGCAGGATCCGGCGGCCTGATCGATCAGCTCAGCGCGCTGAGCAAGAACAACGGCGACGTCTACATTTCCGTTATCCCGTTCGCCAAGGACGTCAATGTCGGCTCCAGCAACTACGGCCAGAGCTGGATCGACTGGACCGACTGGCTAAATCCGCCCACGACCCAGCCCGCCAACGGACAGAGTGTCGCGACGCTTCCCATCAACTGGCATGCCGTGGGACCTGGTTCGAAATGCCCGTTCACGAACACCACTGGCAATACCAATGGCGCCGCAAACGGTGGCTTCGTTTGTAAAACGGGTCCCACAGCAAGCAACAGTTCGACTACGTCAACGATTCCGTCGACGACGGTCACAGTGAACGGCGCATCCGTCCAAAATCCAATTTGCCCGACCGCCGATAACAACA from Bradyrhizobium sp. B124 includes:
- the clpS gene encoding ATP-dependent Clp protease adapter ClpS; translation: MSNDDNRNGAGSGPSTSVITKVKPKTKRPNLYRVLILNDDYTPMEFVVHVLERFFNKDAEAATKIMLHVHHHGIGECGVFTYEIAETKVTQVMDFARKHQHPLQCVMEKK
- the clpA gene encoding ATP-dependent Clp protease ATP-binding subunit ClpA; this translates as MPTFSQSLEQSLHRALAIANERHHQYATLEHLLLSLIDDSDAAAVMRACSVDLDKLRTSLVNYLETEFENLVTDGADDAKPTAGFQRVIQRAVIHVQSSGREEVTGANVLIAIFAERESHAAYFLQEQDMTRYDAVNYISHGIAKRPGVSEARPVRGVDEETETKGNEDAKKKGEALDTYCVNLNKKARDGKIDPVIGRNAEINRAIQVLCRRQKNNPLFVGEAGVGKTAIAEGLAKRIVDSDVPEVLAAATVFSLDMGTLLAGTRYRGDFEERLKQVLKELEAHPNAILFIDEIHTVIGAGATSGGAMDASNLLKPALASGTIRCMGSTTYKEYRQHFEKDRALVRRFQKIDVNEPTVEDAIAILKGLKPYFEDYHRLKYTNEAIEAAVQLSSRYIHDRKLPDKAIDVIDESGAAQMLVAESKRKKTIGIKEIETTIATMARIPPKSVSKDDAEVLKHLEQTLKRTVFGQDKAIEALAASIKLSRAGLREPEKPIGSYLFSGPTGVGKTEVAKQLAASLGVELIRFDMSEYMERHTVSRLIGAPPGYVGFDQGGLLTDGVDQHPHCVVLLDEIEKAHPDLYNVLLQIMDHGRLTDHNGKQVNFRNVILIMTTNAGAADLARQAFGFTRSKREGDDHEAINRQFAPEFRNRLDAIVSFAHLNADVIGMVVEKFVLQLEAQLADRDVTIELSEPAKAWLIEHGYDEQMGARPMARIIQEHIKKPLADEVLFGQLKGGGHVRVILVKDEATAKDKIGFEYVEGPVTPKPENLPPRKRKPPKGGPGGGGGGTKGPASKGPMVKA
- a CDS encoding PilZ domain-containing protein is translated as MQDRRQSPRDKVFYGAVAEINERGSTMDCVVRNISEGGACVEFGDAAHLPEEMNLSIARKGRSFLARMIWRQANKVGLAFRIMTSDTPVSDLDERVRRSEIKKRQLQRRIKELLGQG
- a CDS encoding MFS transporter; its protein translation is MSSAIIEHPDGLPQPQRNWAILTIALGLVMAVVDSSIANVALPTIARDLNASPAFSIWIVNGYQLAITISLLPLASLGEIIGYRRVYLAGLLLFTLASLFCALAHTLPLLTIARILQGFGAAGILSVNTALVRFIYPHSQLGRGIGVNALVVAISAAVGPTIASFILAVGTWPYLFAINVPLGIVTLAVGWRFLPHTRPAVHAFDWQSAAMSAIAFGFGISAIDSAGHGEALYLCALEFAIAAVASHLLYRRQQHLPSPLLPVDLLRIPIFALSIGTSIASFCGQMLAFVAMPFYLENHFGYSAVQIGLLITPWPITVAFAAPIAGWLVERYPAGLLGGIGLLLFALGLGTLAFMPANATPIDVIWRMALAGAGFGLFQTPNNRTMIAAAPRERSGGASGMLGTARLLGQTIGAALVAMLLARYPADGTRISLMVGVGFAVVGAVLSTLRLSSVGSRGADQVRVHEGQRLKGE
- a CDS encoding carbon-nitrogen hydrolase family protein is translated as MGIEHPKYRVAVVQAAPAWLDLDASIAKSIALIEEAAAKGAKLIAFPEAFIPGYPWYIWLDSPAWAIGRGFVQRYFDNSLSYDSPQAEKLRLAVKKAGLTAVLGLSERDGGSLYLAQWLIGPDGETIAKRRKLRPTHAERTVYGEGDGSDLAVHDRPGIGRLGALCCWEHLQPLSKYAMYAQNEQVHVAAWPSFSLYDPFAPALGWEVNNAASRVYAVEGSCFVLAPCATVSQAMIDEMCDRDDKHALLHVGGGHAAIYGPDGSSIAEKLPPDQEGLLLADIDLGAIGIAKNAADPAGHYSRPDVTRLLLNKKPSKRVEHFALPLDSLEEVDAAAS
- a CDS encoding helix-turn-helix domain-containing protein, yielding MPALFTTEVAPTHRRLALWRDIVCDVFVQLDCKSDLGTAFHGAITSAQLGAVKCSVVSSGRQRVLRTPSRIARTSEDFVLFALGQSGAGAVLQDGRETVIQPGEFAFYDTTRPYELRFNDDFTQTIFQVPRAMLHRRFAGTQGLTATTFTSDRPLQRLAWQFISGLSEIADKLDPDNAIRLADQAADLLAMAISERLGGVALQASTHRSALLYRLKAHVLAHLPNPELSLSETAAALGISPRYVNSLLADEDTSFQRFVLAQRLERCKRDLASPAHAHRHIGEIAFAWGFNDLSHFGRVFRDHYGLSPRDWRHSRVPN